A portion of the Paenibacillus sp. PvR098 genome contains these proteins:
- a CDS encoding MetQ/NlpA family ABC transporter substrate-binding protein, with amino-acid sequence MKKNAVLIMILALVLSLLAGCGTQEAANNNGAAPAGDAPKQEEKKALKIGATAGPYSDMVGKAIKPIMESKGYTVEVVEFNDYVQPNKALANGSIDANLFQHIIYLKKFAADNKLDLKEVISVPTAPMGLYSNKFKSIDEIAEGSTLTIANDPANLARTLLMLQDIGLVTIKKDADPSKISEKDIDQNPKNLVVKPLEAAQLPRTVDSADLAAVPGNFALAAKMDLTAALQLENMADDYRNVLVVNTKDIDSQFAKDLKATIESAEFEKAIDEQFKGFSKPEWMTKK; translated from the coding sequence ATGAAAAAGAACGCTGTACTCATTATGATTCTGGCATTGGTTTTATCTTTGCTCGCAGGCTGCGGCACTCAAGAAGCTGCGAACAACAATGGCGCTGCTCCGGCTGGAGATGCACCTAAACAAGAGGAAAAGAAAGCTTTAAAGATTGGAGCAACGGCTGGCCCTTATAGCGATATGGTCGGAAAAGCCATCAAACCGATCATGGAAAGCAAAGGCTACACGGTCGAAGTTGTAGAGTTTAACGACTACGTTCAGCCGAACAAAGCGCTTGCCAACGGCTCGATTGACGCAAACCTGTTTCAGCATATTATTTATTTGAAGAAGTTTGCGGCCGACAATAAATTGGATCTGAAGGAAGTCATCAGTGTACCGACCGCGCCAATGGGTCTGTATTCCAATAAGTTCAAATCGATTGATGAAATCGCAGAAGGCAGCACGCTCACGATCGCCAACGATCCGGCCAACCTGGCCCGCACGCTGCTCATGCTTCAGGATATCGGATTGGTTACCATCAAAAAGGATGCCGACCCGTCTAAAATTTCCGAAAAGGATATCGACCAAAATCCGAAGAATCTTGTCGTTAAACCGCTAGAGGCTGCTCAATTGCCTCGTACGGTAGATAGCGCAGATCTGGCTGCGGTACCGGGTAACTTTGCTCTTGCCGCCAAAATGGACTTAACCGCTGCTTTGCAATTGGAAAATATGGCGGATGACTATCGCAACGTGCTTGTTGTGAATACGAAAGACATAGACAGCCAATTTGCCAAAGATCTGAAAGCTACGATTGAATCCGCTGAATTTGAGAAAGCCATCGACGAGCAATTCAAGGGCTTCTCTAAGCCGGAATGGATGACGAAGAAATAA
- a CDS encoding DUF6492 family protein, with protein MTLPIQSPAESKTKIDVLIPAIEKDLGTLPYVIDAIRKHVKHPIGSIMIISPDSPKIKALCRQKGCRFIHETTVLPMTKKHIHYRSKKWDRSGWLYQQLLKLGGSSLGSQKHYLVMDADTVLIRPHRFRTGGKTVFYCRHWSQDEYFQTYKKLLGKRASAPTSFVTHYMLFEKSKLAKLKKAIESKHHTSWYSAIIRNTNKSKQFGFSEFETYGNFLYSRYPGQFILKKALNKSLNMNASQLSPSKIKKLAKTYRSISFHKRKWYARKPKGPIQ; from the coding sequence ATGACACTTCCAATCCAGAGTCCAGCCGAAAGCAAAACCAAAATAGATGTGCTCATCCCCGCAATCGAGAAGGATTTAGGTACACTTCCATATGTAATTGATGCCATAAGAAAGCATGTAAAGCATCCTATAGGCAGCATTATGATCATTTCTCCAGACAGCCCCAAAATCAAAGCATTATGCCGCCAAAAGGGCTGCCGATTTATTCATGAAACGACCGTGCTGCCGATGACCAAAAAACATATTCATTACCGTTCCAAAAAATGGGACCGGTCCGGCTGGCTCTACCAACAGCTGCTAAAGCTTGGCGGTAGTTCACTAGGCTCCCAAAAGCATTATCTGGTGATGGACGCCGATACAGTGTTGATTCGTCCCCACAGGTTTAGAACTGGCGGGAAAACCGTGTTTTACTGCAGACATTGGAGTCAGGATGAATATTTCCAAACCTATAAAAAGCTGCTGGGAAAAAGGGCCTCTGCACCCACATCTTTTGTCACCCACTATATGCTGTTTGAGAAATCGAAGCTGGCCAAGCTGAAGAAAGCCATTGAATCCAAACATCATACAAGCTGGTATTCGGCGATCATACGGAATACTAATAAATCAAAGCAGTTTGGTTTCTCTGAATTCGAAACGTATGGGAACTTCCTCTACTCCAGATATCCCGGTCAGTTCATCCTGAAGAAGGCCTTGAACAAGAGCTTGAATATGAATGCTTCGCAGCTATCCCCGTCAAAGATCAAGAAGTTGGCCAAAACGTACAGGTCCATATCCTTCCACAAGCGAAAATGGTATGCCAGAAAACCAAAGGGACCGATACAATGA
- a CDS encoding NADH:flavin oxidoreductase — protein MTTSNQSHKFPTLFSDIQIGHLKLKNRVGVAPMTRVSATDDGQATDIMLRYYESFAKGGFGLLITEGAYPDEAYSQGYLNQSGIANDKHAAAWQKVTDAVHQAGAKIVVQLMHAGAQGQGNTYKDQFIAPSTVPSKGEKLPIYVGEGPYDKPKEMTKEDIQDVIHGFVEAAKRAKHAGFDGVEIHGANGYLLDEFLTDYMNQRTDEYGGSTENRARLLLEVVEAVRQAVESDFVVGIRISQGKVSDYQHKWAGAEEDAEIIFSRLSKAGVDYIHVTEYDATKPAFEGTELSLAALAKKYGTVPVIANGNLEDPEKAEQLLAKGEADLITLGKGALANHNWPERVAKSQALQEFNPEILGPKANIKEQEIQA, from the coding sequence ATGACAACATCAAATCAAAGCCATAAATTCCCGACCCTCTTTTCAGATATCCAGATTGGCCATTTGAAACTCAAAAACCGGGTAGGCGTAGCGCCGATGACACGAGTTAGCGCTACCGACGACGGCCAAGCTACGGACATCATGCTGAGATATTATGAAAGCTTTGCCAAAGGCGGATTCGGCCTCCTGATCACAGAAGGTGCCTATCCTGATGAAGCTTACAGCCAAGGGTATCTCAACCAATCCGGAATTGCGAACGATAAGCATGCTGCGGCATGGCAAAAAGTGACCGATGCCGTTCATCAAGCCGGAGCTAAAATTGTTGTCCAGTTAATGCATGCGGGAGCACAAGGACAAGGGAATACGTATAAGGATCAGTTTATTGCTCCATCTACCGTGCCATCCAAAGGCGAGAAGCTTCCCATCTACGTTGGAGAAGGTCCATATGATAAGCCTAAAGAAATGACCAAAGAAGATATTCAGGATGTCATCCACGGCTTTGTCGAGGCGGCCAAACGGGCCAAACACGCAGGATTTGACGGTGTAGAGATTCATGGAGCCAATGGCTATTTACTGGACGAGTTCTTAACGGATTACATGAATCAGCGTACAGATGAATATGGAGGATCTACAGAAAATCGCGCTCGTCTTCTCCTTGAAGTCGTGGAGGCCGTCCGTCAAGCGGTTGAATCCGATTTTGTCGTAGGCATCCGCATCTCCCAAGGGAAAGTCAGCGATTACCAGCATAAATGGGCCGGGGCGGAAGAGGATGCCGAAATTATCTTTTCCCGTTTATCCAAAGCAGGAGTCGATTATATTCATGTGACGGAGTATGATGCGACTAAGCCGGCCTTTGAGGGAACAGAGCTTTCTCTTGCGGCACTCGCTAAGAAGTACGGAACTGTTCCTGTGATCGCGAACGGGAACCTGGAAGACCCTGAGAAAGCGGAGCAGCTCCTGGCAAAGGGCGAGGCTGATCTGATTACTTTGGGTAAAGGAGCACTAGCCAACCACAATTGGCCGGAGCGCGTAGCGAAAAGCCAGGCTCTACAGGAGTTCAACCCGGAAATCTTAGGACCCAAGGCGAATATCAAGGAGCAAGAAATCCAGGCCTAG
- a CDS encoding cold-shock protein, with protein sequence MQTGTVKWFNAEKGFGFIEVEGGNDVFVHFSAIQGDGFKSLDEGQRVEFNVVQGNRGPQAENVVKL encoded by the coding sequence ATGCAAACAGGTACAGTAAAATGGTTTAACGCAGAAAAAGGTTTTGGTTTTATCGAAGTTGAAGGCGGCAACGATGTATTCGTACACTTCAGCGCGATTCAAGGCGACGGTTTCAAATCGTTGGACGAAGGCCAGCGCGTAGAATTCAACGTTGTACAAGGCAACCGTGGTCCACAAGCTGAGAACGTTGTAAAACTGTAA
- a CDS encoding FAD-dependent oxidoreductase, producing the protein MSEKFECIVVGAGPAGIACAYELAKAGVNVLLLERGEYPGSKNVMGGVLYRHMMEDVIPEFYKEAPLERPVVEQRFMMMDKESAVTFGYKGMEWGREPYNNFTVLRAKFDQWFAQKAVEQGALLVNETVVLECIIEDGRVVGVRTDRPEGDLYADVVVLADGVNSLLAKSLGFHREFRPDEVALATMEILKMDRKMIEDRFSLEPDQGCTIELFGDATKGILGTGFLYTNKDSLSIGVGTLLSGLIKHKIKPYELLEYVKNHPMIRPYLQGSEPQEYLAHLIPEGGYYSMPKVVGDGVLVVGDAAQLVNAIHREGSNMAMTSGRLAAETVVMAKEAGDYSELVLDHYRKRLMDSFVGQDLKKYKDATHHFDRFPQYFDQYIPMMNRAASQMFTVDGTSKKEKQKKIWDEIGPVKEKLRIARDMYRAWKVMK; encoded by the coding sequence ATGTCCGAGAAGTTTGAATGTATAGTCGTCGGCGCCGGGCCTGCGGGAATTGCCTGTGCTTATGAGCTGGCTAAAGCCGGAGTTAACGTGCTGCTGCTGGAACGGGGAGAATATCCCGGCTCCAAAAATGTGATGGGCGGTGTGCTGTACCGGCACATGATGGAGGATGTCATTCCGGAATTCTACAAGGAGGCTCCGCTCGAACGCCCTGTCGTCGAACAACGATTTATGATGATGGATAAGGAATCAGCCGTGACCTTCGGTTATAAAGGAATGGAATGGGGGCGGGAGCCGTATAACAATTTCACCGTGCTTCGCGCCAAATTCGATCAATGGTTCGCCCAGAAAGCGGTAGAGCAGGGCGCTTTGCTCGTGAACGAGACGGTCGTGCTGGAATGCATCATAGAAGACGGGCGCGTTGTCGGTGTGCGCACGGACCGTCCGGAGGGCGACCTGTATGCGGATGTCGTTGTCTTGGCCGATGGGGTAAACTCCCTGCTGGCGAAGTCCCTCGGGTTTCACAGGGAATTTCGGCCGGATGAAGTGGCGCTCGCTACCATGGAGATTTTGAAGATGGACCGCAAAATGATTGAAGACCGCTTCAGTCTGGAGCCGGACCAAGGCTGCACCATTGAGCTGTTCGGCGATGCCACCAAGGGCATCTTGGGCACCGGATTTCTGTACACGAATAAAGATTCGCTCAGTATAGGCGTCGGCACGTTACTTTCAGGGCTGATCAAGCATAAAATAAAGCCATACGAGCTGCTGGAATATGTCAAAAACCATCCGATGATTCGTCCCTACCTTCAAGGGAGCGAGCCTCAAGAATATTTGGCTCATCTGATCCCCGAAGGAGGCTACTATTCTATGCCCAAGGTGGTTGGCGATGGCGTCCTTGTCGTGGGAGACGCCGCACAACTTGTGAATGCAATTCACCGGGAAGGGTCGAATATGGCGATGACCTCCGGCCGCCTGGCTGCCGAAACGGTCGTGATGGCGAAAGAGGCGGGCGATTATTCAGAGCTCGTGCTGGATCATTACCGCAAGCGGCTGATGGACAGCTTCGTAGGCCAGGATTTGAAAAAATATAAAGACGCCACCCACCACTTCGACCGATTCCCCCAATATTTTGATCAATATATTCCTATGATGAATCGCGCAGCGAGCCAAATGTTTACCGTAGACGGCACCTCCAAGAAGGAGAAGCAGAAAAAAATATGGGATGAGATCGGTCCGGTCAAAGAGAAGCTCAGAATCGCCCGGGATATGTACCGGGCATGGAAGGTGATGAAGTGA
- a CDS encoding catalase, translating into MDEKKLTTSSGSPVADNQNSQTAGQRGPVVMQDVHLLEKLAHFNRERIPERVVHAKGAGAFGYFEVTHSVNQWTKAKFLSEVGKQTPVFIRYSTVAGEKGAADTDRDPRGTAIKFYTEDGNYDLVGNNTPVFFIRDPLKFPDFIHTQKRNPQTNLKDPNAIWDFWSLSPESLHQVTILFSNRGTPKSYRHMHMFGSHTFQWINEQGEAVWVKYHFKTEQGIQNLRREEAIRIAGEDPDYTTRDLFESIEKGDYPAWTLYVQIMPLQDADTYRFDPFDVTKVWSQKHYPLIPVGRLVLNRNPKNYFAEVEQATLSPANVVPGISFSPDKMLQGRLFAYSDAHRYRVGANHNQLPVNRPVVPAENYQRDGAMRFDDNGGSSVNYEPNSFNGPKEVPEAKAPPLPISGAVDSFPYDRDDHYTQAGDLYRLLSESEQTDLIDNIVTAIKPVKQEIQLRQIEHFRKADPEYGARIAKGLGLG; encoded by the coding sequence ATGGACGAAAAAAAGTTAACGACATCCAGTGGAAGCCCGGTAGCGGATAATCAGAATTCACAAACGGCTGGTCAACGTGGACCTGTAGTCATGCAGGATGTACATTTGCTCGAGAAGCTCGCCCATTTTAACCGCGAACGTATCCCAGAGCGGGTCGTTCATGCAAAAGGCGCAGGCGCTTTCGGCTACTTTGAAGTCACGCATTCTGTCAATCAATGGACTAAAGCGAAGTTCTTATCCGAGGTTGGAAAGCAAACACCGGTCTTCATCCGTTATTCGACGGTCGCCGGCGAAAAAGGCGCTGCTGATACCGATCGTGATCCACGCGGTACGGCTATTAAATTTTATACTGAAGACGGTAATTATGACCTTGTCGGCAACAATACACCGGTTTTCTTTATTCGTGATCCATTAAAATTTCCGGACTTCATCCATACGCAGAAACGCAATCCTCAAACCAATCTTAAAGACCCGAACGCGATCTGGGATTTCTGGTCTCTCTCCCCGGAATCGCTGCATCAAGTTACCATCTTGTTCTCTAACCGCGGTACACCTAAATCCTATCGTCACATGCACATGTTCGGCAGCCATACGTTCCAATGGATCAATGAGCAGGGCGAAGCGGTCTGGGTAAAATACCATTTCAAGACGGAACAAGGCATTCAGAACCTTCGTCGGGAAGAAGCCATCCGCATCGCCGGTGAGGACCCCGATTACACAACCCGCGATTTGTTCGAATCGATCGAAAAAGGAGATTATCCGGCCTGGACCCTGTACGTTCAGATTATGCCGCTGCAGGATGCAGATACGTATCGTTTCGACCCGTTCGATGTAACGAAAGTGTGGTCTCAGAAGCACTATCCTTTGATCCCGGTAGGACGCCTCGTGTTAAACCGGAATCCAAAGAACTATTTTGCGGAAGTTGAGCAAGCGACGCTGTCACCGGCGAATGTGGTGCCCGGCATCAGCTTTTCACCCGATAAAATGCTGCAGGGAAGGTTATTTGCCTACTCCGATGCACATCGGTACCGTGTAGGAGCAAACCATAACCAGCTGCCGGTGAACCGCCCGGTAGTCCCTGCAGAAAATTATCAGCGGGATGGCGCGATGAGATTTGACGATAACGGCGGCAGCTCCGTCAATTACGAGCCCAACAGCTTTAACGGCCCGAAAGAGGTGCCAGAAGCAAAGGCTCCTCCGTTGCCGATATCCGGTGCAGTCGACAGCTTCCCGTATGATCGCGATGATCACTATACGCAAGCCGGCGATTTGTATCGCTTGCTGAGCGAGAGCGAGCAGACGGATCTCATCGACAACATCGTTACTGCGATAAAGCCAGTGAAGCAGGAGATTCAACTCCGGCAAATCGAGCATTTCCGCAAGGCCGATCCCGAATACGGAGCGAGAATCGCTAAGGGCTTAGGGTTAGGTTAA
- a CDS encoding electron transfer flavoprotein subunit beta/FixA family protein, with protein MLHIIACIKQVPDTKIIKMNPKTNTMDRASAPAILNPYDAHAVEEAVRLKKRYGGTVSVLTMGPPPAVKAIRKCIEIGADEGYMISDRAFAGADTLATSYALTKALDKIAKLRPIDLIICGKMTIDGDTGQVGPGIARRLDIPPLTSVKKIVEVRQEQGYAVVHRKLEDGYEVIQSTLPCLLSVEKEINEVPYSPLPNVIRAARYQPYIWSVSDLEDVDRTQLGLKGSPTIVSSVWAPQKPQGGTLLDGGPQAQVERLLGILMEKKELFQAGGEA; from the coding sequence GTGCTTCACATTATCGCTTGCATTAAACAGGTACCGGATACGAAGATCATCAAGATGAACCCCAAGACCAATACGATGGATCGTGCCAGCGCACCGGCGATCCTGAATCCTTATGACGCTCACGCGGTAGAGGAGGCGGTTCGGCTAAAGAAGAGATACGGAGGGACGGTCTCGGTGCTTACCATGGGACCGCCTCCCGCGGTCAAGGCGATCCGAAAGTGTATTGAAATCGGAGCGGACGAAGGCTATATGATCTCCGATCGCGCGTTTGCCGGGGCGGATACGCTGGCTACCAGCTATGCGCTGACGAAAGCGTTAGACAAAATCGCCAAGCTTCGGCCCATTGACCTGATTATTTGCGGCAAAATGACCATTGACGGAGACACAGGCCAAGTCGGTCCAGGCATTGCCAGAAGACTGGATATTCCTCCGCTCACTTCGGTGAAGAAAATCGTTGAGGTCCGGCAGGAACAGGGATATGCGGTCGTTCATCGCAAGCTGGAAGACGGCTATGAGGTAATTCAATCGACACTGCCCTGTTTGCTTTCCGTGGAAAAAGAGATTAACGAAGTCCCATACTCCCCTCTGCCTAACGTTATTCGGGCTGCTCGCTATCAACCGTACATATGGTCCGTGAGCGATCTGGAGGATGTGGACCGGACGCAGCTCGGCTTGAAAGGGTCACCGACGATCGTATCTTCGGTCTGGGCGCCGCAGAAGCCTCAAGGCGGCACACTGCTGGATGGTGGACCGCAGGCTCAGGTGGAGCGGCTGCTCGGCATTTTGATGGAAAAGAAGGAATTGTTCCAAGCTGGGGGTGAAGCCTGA
- a CDS encoding electron transfer flavoprotein subunit alpha/FixB family protein → MSFEDYRGVWVYIEVKDGQVAPVSLELLGAGRQLADKRGTELAGVVIGEGVKPLADVVFAYGADTFYVYDEPIYRHYRTETYMKALLACTQKYKPEIILYGATSTGKDLASAVATDLPTGLTADSTMLDVEEDTGLLLASRPAFGGNIMATILCKKYRPQMATVRPKVMKALSPQPGRTGNLVEESIPLQEEEVRTKVVEIVRETARNARIDEADIVVAGGKGLGGPAGFQLIHQLAEVLGAAVGASRDVVEAGWIGHHHQVGQTGVTVTPKIYFAIGISGAIQHIVGMQNSGLIIAINKDPNAAIFQSCHYGIVGDAFEIIPMLIEQCRMALGGKEDGHVREV, encoded by the coding sequence ATGAGCTTCGAGGATTACCGCGGCGTGTGGGTGTATATCGAAGTGAAGGACGGACAGGTCGCTCCGGTGTCGCTTGAACTGCTAGGAGCGGGGAGACAGCTGGCCGATAAACGGGGAACGGAGCTGGCCGGGGTCGTCATCGGCGAGGGCGTGAAACCCTTGGCCGATGTGGTGTTTGCCTACGGTGCGGATACATTCTACGTGTACGATGAACCGATTTATAGGCATTACCGCACGGAAACGTATATGAAAGCCCTGCTCGCGTGTACGCAAAAGTATAAGCCGGAGATCATCCTGTATGGCGCCACTTCGACAGGCAAGGATCTAGCTAGCGCGGTAGCCACGGATCTGCCTACAGGCTTAACCGCGGACTCGACAATGCTGGATGTGGAAGAGGATACCGGGCTGCTGCTGGCCAGCCGTCCTGCCTTCGGAGGCAACATCATGGCGACGATCTTGTGCAAGAAGTACCGGCCTCAAATGGCTACAGTCCGCCCGAAAGTCATGAAAGCGCTGTCCCCTCAGCCTGGCCGAACGGGCAATCTGGTGGAGGAATCGATTCCGCTGCAGGAAGAAGAGGTGCGGACCAAAGTAGTGGAGATCGTGCGGGAAACCGCCCGCAACGCGCGTATCGATGAAGCGGATATTGTGGTGGCCGGAGGCAAAGGATTAGGGGGTCCCGCAGGCTTTCAGCTGATTCATCAGCTGGCAGAAGTACTGGGCGCAGCCGTAGGCGCCAGCCGGGATGTGGTAGAGGCGGGATGGATCGGGCATCATCATCAAGTGGGGCAGACGGGAGTAACGGTCACTCCGAAGATCTACTTTGCTATTGGTATTTCAGGAGCCATTCAACATATCGTAGGCATGCAAAACTCCGGATTGATCATTGCGATCAATAAGGATCCGAACGCGGCGATTTTCCAGAGCTGCCATTACGGGATTGTAGGCGACGCGTTCGAAATCATTCCCATGCTGATTGAACAGTGCAGAATGGCCTTAGGCGGAAAGGAAGACGGGCATGTCCGAGAAGTTTGA
- a CDS encoding 4Fe-4S dicluster domain-containing protein produces the protein MSEQPKAQTIEEKQYLLRFNADTRSHLHVLSTDVCLTDCPDKICTIFCPAEVYKWEEIRMHVGYEGCHECGSCRIGCPHQNIKWEYPKGGHGIVFRLG, from the coding sequence ATGAGTGAGCAGCCCAAAGCTCAGACGATTGAGGAAAAGCAGTATCTTCTTCGTTTTAACGCAGACACGCGGTCTCATCTTCATGTCTTAAGCACGGATGTTTGTTTAACCGATTGCCCTGATAAAATATGCACGATCTTCTGTCCTGCCGAAGTGTATAAATGGGAGGAGATCCGCATGCATGTCGGCTACGAGGGCTGTCACGAATGCGGAAGCTGCCGCATTGGCTGTCCTCATCAGAATATTAAATGGGAATACCCGAAAGGTGGTCATGGAATCGTCTTTAGATTGGGGTGA
- a CDS encoding methionine ABC transporter ATP-binding protein has translation MIQLIDLHKEYKTKKGTVLGVDRVNLTVRKGDIFGIVGYSGAGKSSVLRCINLLEKPTSGKVMVDGLDLTSLSKEELRIARQKIGMIFQHFYLISSKTVFENVAFALKAAGKSPSIISKRVTELLQLVGLADKADHYPAQLSGGQKQRVGIARALANDPQVLLCDEPTSALDPTTTQSILSLLRDINKTLGLTIVLITHEMEVVKDLCHHVAIMQDGRIIEEGLVYDIFANPIQPLTREFISNTLEFKLPQKLWDKLDPAGKVVKVLFRDEAAEQAIIYDMLKASGIKANILHGKIEYIGEKPLGTFIMEVTGGRLEIDNALQYLVDRSCGVEVVTRVE, from the coding sequence ATGATTCAACTTATTGATTTGCATAAAGAATATAAGACCAAAAAGGGAACGGTCCTCGGTGTCGATCGTGTCAATTTAACCGTCCGTAAAGGGGACATATTCGGCATTGTCGGATACAGCGGAGCCGGTAAAAGCTCGGTGCTGAGGTGTATCAATCTGCTGGAGAAGCCTACCTCGGGTAAGGTTATGGTTGATGGCTTGGATTTAACGTCCCTTTCGAAGGAAGAGCTGCGGATTGCCCGTCAAAAAATCGGGATGATCTTCCAGCATTTCTATTTGATCAGCAGCAAAACAGTGTTCGAGAACGTGGCGTTTGCGCTCAAGGCCGCAGGTAAATCGCCCTCTATCATCAGCAAGCGGGTTACCGAGCTTTTGCAGCTTGTGGGACTGGCTGACAAGGCTGATCATTACCCCGCTCAGCTCAGCGGTGGGCAGAAGCAAAGAGTAGGTATAGCGCGGGCATTAGCCAATGACCCTCAGGTGCTGCTGTGCGACGAGCCGACTTCCGCTCTCGATCCGACCACAACCCAATCGATTCTGTCTTTGCTTCGGGATATCAACAAGACCCTGGGGCTGACCATCGTACTCATCACGCACGAAATGGAAGTGGTGAAGGACTTGTGTCATCACGTTGCCATCATGCAGGATGGGAGAATCATTGAAGAGGGCTTGGTTTACGATATTTTTGCCAACCCGATTCAGCCGTTGACCCGAGAATTTATTTCAAATACGCTGGAGTTCAAACTTCCCCAGAAATTATGGGACAAGCTCGATCCGGCTGGGAAAGTGGTTAAAGTGTTATTTCGCGATGAAGCGGCCGAACAAGCGATTATTTATGACATGCTGAAAGCCAGCGGAATTAAGGCGAACATCCTGCATGGCAAGATTGAGTATATCGGGGAGAAGCCTCTGGGCACTTTTATTATGGAAGTGACAGGAGGACGGCTAGAGATCGACAATGCGCTGCAATATCTGGTTGATCGATCCTGCGGAGTGGAGGTGGTAACCCGTGTCGAGTAG
- a CDS encoding methionine ABC transporter permease: protein MLKAFYETLYMVGISLGIAIVLGIPIGILLFVSDRGLFSENRTLNLVLGFVSNMVRSIPFLILLVLLLPFTQWILGTTIGPSAAAVPLSVAAVPFYARLVEASLREVNKGVIEAAVAMGAKPWLIIREVLLPEAKSGIISGLTITAISLLGFSAMAGTVGGGGIGDLAIRFGYYRYDNQVLFTTVILLIVLVQIIQHIGDWAARKVDKR from the coding sequence ATGCTCAAGGCCTTTTATGAAACCTTGTACATGGTCGGCATCTCACTCGGCATAGCCATCGTGCTGGGTATTCCGATAGGGATATTGCTTTTTGTCAGTGATCGGGGATTGTTCTCTGAGAATCGTACGCTCAATTTGGTGTTAGGCTTTGTGTCGAATATGGTTCGCTCTATCCCGTTTCTGATCTTGCTTGTGCTGCTCTTGCCGTTCACGCAGTGGATCCTTGGTACTACCATTGGTCCGTCAGCAGCAGCAGTCCCGTTATCGGTGGCGGCCGTTCCTTTCTATGCGCGGTTGGTGGAAGCATCGCTGCGGGAAGTGAACAAAGGCGTTATCGAAGCTGCGGTGGCGATGGGTGCGAAGCCATGGCTCATTATTCGCGAAGTACTGCTGCCGGAAGCAAAATCCGGGATCATTTCGGGGCTGACGATCACGGCGATCAGCTTGCTTGGCTTCTCTGCTATGGCAGGTACGGTCGGCGGCGGTGGCATTGGCGACCTGGCCATCCGTTTCGGGTATTACCGATATGATAATCAAGTTTTGTTTACAACGGTTATTCTGCTGATCGTACTGGTCCAAATCATTCAACATATTGGGGATTGGGCTGCGCGTAAAGTAGATAAGCGTTGA
- a CDS encoding TerC family protein yields the protein MDIGLVLEYGWVLLVLIALEGILAADNALVISIMVKHLPEKERKKALFYGLAGAFVFRFASLFIISFLANVWQVQALGALYLIFISLNHLIKHVFLKKKAKQKETKKKQENFWVTVLKVELADIAFAVDAILAAVALAVMLPETNLPQIGGLDGGQFLVILAGGIIGLVIMRFAASYFGNLLVKKPGLETAAFLIVGWVGVKLAVSTLAHPDIAILEYTFPKSTTWKLIFWSVLLGIAIGGWFLSKEQKAADTDIV from the coding sequence ATGGATATAGGGTTAGTATTGGAGTATGGCTGGGTATTGCTGGTTCTGATCGCTTTGGAAGGGATTCTTGCAGCTGACAATGCTCTTGTTATTTCGATCATGGTCAAGCATCTGCCGGAAAAAGAGCGAAAGAAAGCTCTCTTCTATGGTCTGGCCGGAGCCTTCGTCTTTCGATTTGCATCATTGTTCATCATTTCATTTTTAGCCAACGTTTGGCAGGTTCAGGCCCTAGGGGCCCTTTATCTCATCTTTATTTCACTAAACCACCTGATCAAACATGTGTTCTTGAAAAAGAAGGCTAAGCAAAAGGAAACGAAGAAAAAACAGGAAAATTTCTGGGTCACGGTATTGAAGGTAGAACTGGCAGACATTGCCTTTGCCGTTGACGCCATTCTGGCGGCCGTTGCCTTAGCGGTTATGCTGCCGGAAACCAACTTGCCCCAAATTGGCGGGCTAGACGGGGGACAGTTCCTGGTGATCCTTGCCGGAGGTATTATCGGTTTGGTGATTATGCGCTTTGCGGCGTCCTACTTCGGAAACCTCTTGGTGAAAAAGCCGGGTCTTGAAACAGCAGCCTTTCTTATTGTAGGGTGGGTGGGCGTAAAATTGGCCGTATCTACTCTTGCTCATCCGGATATTGCAATACTGGAATACACTTTCCCCAAAAGCACGACGTGGAAGTTGATATTCTGGAGCGTTCTCTTAGGCATAGCCATCGGTGGCTGGTTCTTGTCCAAAGAACAGAAAGCTGCCGATACAGACATCGTATAA